The Sinomicrobium kalidii region GTTTCGGATCTGTCAGAACGGGGACCAGACTTTCGCCCTGAAGGTGGCCGGGCTGTTCTATTCCGGATAATTCGCATAAAGTAGGGTAGACATCTACCAATTCGGCTAAAGACCGGGTTTTTTCCCCTTTTGAAAAGCCCGGGGCACTTATGATCAAAGGGGCCCGGGTATCCAGTTCGGCATTGGAATGTTTGGCCCACATGCCGTATTCGCCCAGTTTCCAGCCGTGGTCTCCCCAGAGTACTACAATGGTGTTTTCCCTTAAGCCCAATTCGTCAAGAGCGTCCAGCAGCCTGCCGACCTGGGCATCGATCATGCTTACGGCAGCGTAATACCCGTGGATGAGGTTACGGCTGAGATCGTCCGGGAGATAGCCTTCCTTTTTATACCTGTCTATTCCGTAATATTTCTTTAATTCGCCGGACCAGCGGACAAAGGCGTATTTAGAAACACCTTCGGGATCTTTTCTTTCCGGGATCTTTATATGGTCGGGATCATATAGGTCCCAATATTTCTTTGGGGCTACAAACGGTAAATGCGGGTTTTTAAACCCTACGGCCATAAAAAAGGGCTTGTCTTTCAGTTTGCGCATACGTTCTATGGCGATCCGTGCAATAACAGCATCGGTCATCTGTGCCTCGGGAGTGTCAGAGCTGTAATAAGGAAGGAGTTTGCCGTGTAATTTCGGAAAGTCCGATTCCAGTGATGTAGTGTCACCGCGTGTCATGTTCTTTAAGTTTCTGATCTCTTTTTTATAATTCCACGAAGGCACGGACCACGATAACGCATCGTCTTTATTGCCATGCCCGGCGTGGTATATTTTTCCGACGGCTTCAGAAGTATAGCCATTGTTCCTGAATTGCTGCGGCAGGGTCACGACATCCGGGACCGTAGTCCTGAAAAAGGTGCCCAGGTCGTAAATATTCATGGCGTCGGGGCGCAGCCCTGTCATGATACTGTTTCTCGACGGGGCACAAACGGCCTGCTGACAGTACGCATTTTCGAAAAGCATTCCCTGCCGGGCCAGTTTATCGATATTGGGCGTCTTCATGTATGTTGCGCCATAACAACCCAGTTCCGGCCGCAGGTCGTCAACGGCGATGAACAATATGTTTTTTTTGACAGTTCCGTGATTTTGCTGTGCTTTCAGACATGTGGTAAAGCACAGGGCGATAACAATCAACGTGTACCATCCGAAAGAATGAATCGTTTCCGGTTTCATCATTATAAATTTTTAACAGGGAACAAAGTGCCTGGTTTACGGTTTACAATGTAAAATGATTTTAGCGCTTACAGGGGGGGATAATCGTCTAAATACAAGGTGTAAAATGTCTGTTTTCAGAGTTGTAATTTTCCTGATAAAGAAGGCCTACAGACCTTTATTCCGGGCAGAACAGCCGGGCTTGTATTCAAAATACCCCCTCGATTTAGACGATTATCCCCCTTTGATAAAATTTGATTTTTTTAATATTTGTGAATAATTCGATTTCACTGTTAACACCAAGCCAAAATAATATCCTTTTAACTAACAAATTATGAAAAACAGAAAGTTATTGCTACCGCTTTTTTATTTTCTGATAATAACCGCCTGTGAGGATTCCTCCCTTAAATCGGACTTAGGGGACATCGGGAATCCTGCAGACCTGAACTACGTCAGTATTGCGGATGCCAGAGAAAGTAAAAACATAACTACATCAGCTCCTACGGTTCAGACCGGGGGACTTATTCCCGAATTCGAACTGGTAAGCATAAGGAAAGAAGACGGTACACTGCTGGACGAATCCTATTTGCAATATGTCAGCATCGGTAAA contains the following coding sequences:
- a CDS encoding sulfatase; amino-acid sequence: MMKPETIHSFGWYTLIVIALCFTTCLKAQQNHGTVKKNILFIAVDDLRPELGCYGATYMKTPNIDKLARQGMLFENAYCQQAVCAPSRNSIMTGLRPDAMNIYDLGTFFRTTVPDVVTLPQQFRNNGYTSEAVGKIYHAGHGNKDDALSWSVPSWNYKKEIRNLKNMTRGDTTSLESDFPKLHGKLLPYYSSDTPEAQMTDAVIARIAIERMRKLKDKPFFMAVGFKNPHLPFVAPKKYWDLYDPDHIKIPERKDPEGVSKYAFVRWSGELKKYYGIDRYKKEGYLPDDLSRNLIHGYYAAVSMIDAQVGRLLDALDELGLRENTIVVLWGDHGWKLGEYGMWAKHSNAELDTRAPLIISAPGFSKGEKTRSLAELVDVYPTLCELSGIEQPGHLQGESLVPVLTDPKRSVKKVAMSQYPRGKCLQNDETKREIMGYSITDGRYRFTRWQSYKNPEIILDKELYDHSEGRIDLTNLAKSKKFDSISQNLERLLDKNLKKYRTER